One Dissulfuribacter thermophilus genomic region harbors:
- a CDS encoding adenosylcobinamide amidohydrolase has protein sequence MKIIKASVCLLICIFASLALPIVGECTYYPISFKDSSGNTIVITRPPKRVVSLVPYVTEILLMIGAEKSLIGTTYHTPSAWLPKKTVILGGFILPDLPLIKKLGPDVIFCAKRQLRPLTSISWASQGKTSPILINLEPRTIEDAFQIIELIGRIFNLEKQAISIIELQKKDLELIERKVSRISKARRKRVMRIMGRKDIMAPGDDSFQNQFIRAAGGIPPRFGKKGSIVPVTLNDWRRFNPEVVYGCGGDREVLDTLLKRPEWAQVDAVKNNRIYFFPCELTCRASTHMGYFVKWLAASIYIDEFSAPENIVLPQGRLSERAIKIGLSYIEDASIVETRIKDFVNKTLLIRLKHPMKVVSTLEGERDGIEVVGNHYYPPPLWGISHKSGLKRLRDDTLEALGLSPTTTSVLFTGADMDNLAIAEETYKEIQVYALVTAGIRSNAQRMSKDYGPFYEPDARKHKGPGTINILILTNHRLSKRAMTRAIITATEAKSAALADLDIRSSYTPLRHVATGTGTDNIIVVEGDGEVLDSSGGHTRLGELMAKAVYKGVIQAIARQNGIDERRSIFQRLRERHIEILPLAMKCAPRDQEEGFWERVQVLLLDPYHESFVDAMLAISDRTFALKNKSIIKKVTEDIAEAEATRTIGRHTRLSKCDALNQLPSPIREALSAIFTAAYASLEAKKQ, from the coding sequence AATTAAGGCATCTGTCTGTCTACTCATCTGTATCTTTGCATCCCTGGCGCTCCCTATAGTGGGAGAGTGTACTTACTATCCAATCAGCTTTAAAGACTCTTCTGGAAATACCATTGTCATTACTCGCCCTCCCAAAAGGGTGGTGAGTCTCGTACCATACGTAACTGAAATTCTTCTAATGATAGGTGCTGAAAAGAGTCTCATAGGTACTACATACCATACCCCGTCTGCATGGCTACCAAAGAAGACTGTGATATTAGGTGGATTCATTCTCCCTGACTTACCCCTCATAAAAAAGCTAGGGCCTGACGTTATCTTCTGTGCTAAAAGACAACTCCGCCCCTTGACCTCTATTAGCTGGGCATCCCAGGGAAAAACCTCTCCTATTCTAATAAATCTAGAACCTCGTACCATAGAAGATGCCTTCCAAATCATTGAACTCATAGGCAGGATCTTTAATCTCGAAAAACAGGCTATTTCCATAATAGAACTCCAGAAAAAAGACCTTGAGCTCATTGAAAGAAAGGTCTCTCGGATCTCAAAAGCCAGACGAAAGAGAGTTATGAGGATAATGGGGCGAAAGGACATCATGGCCCCAGGTGACGACTCATTCCAGAATCAGTTCATCAGGGCTGCTGGTGGAATCCCCCCGAGATTTGGGAAGAAAGGCTCTATAGTCCCTGTAACCCTTAATGACTGGAGGAGATTTAACCCAGAGGTAGTCTATGGTTGCGGCGGAGATAGGGAGGTTCTCGACACACTGTTAAAGAGGCCTGAATGGGCCCAGGTGGATGCAGTTAAAAATAACAGAATATATTTTTTCCCATGTGAGCTCACATGCAGGGCCTCCACTCACATGGGCTATTTTGTGAAGTGGCTCGCTGCCTCCATCTATATAGACGAATTTTCAGCACCTGAAAACATTGTCTTACCCCAAGGGCGTCTATCTGAAAGAGCAATAAAAATCGGTCTTTCCTACATTGAGGATGCCTCCATTGTGGAGACCAGGATCAAGGACTTCGTCAACAAGACCCTCTTGATAAGACTAAAACACCCAATGAAGGTTGTCTCCACACTTGAAGGAGAACGAGACGGCATAGAGGTTGTAGGGAATCACTATTATCCACCTCCCTTGTGGGGAATCAGTCACAAATCAGGGTTAAAACGACTGAGGGACGATACGCTTGAAGCCCTGGGACTCAGCCCTACTACTACTTCCGTACTCTTTACAGGTGCAGACATGGATAATCTTGCAATAGCAGAAGAGACATACAAAGAAATCCAAGTCTATGCACTGGTAACAGCAGGGATTAGGTCAAACGCACAGCGCATGTCAAAGGATTATGGCCCTTTTTACGAACCTGATGCCCGAAAACACAAGGGCCCAGGTACCATCAACATCCTCATCCTGACAAACCACAGACTTTCAAAAAGGGCCATGACAAGGGCCATAATCACTGCTACCGAGGCAAAGAGCGCAGCTCTCGCAGACCTTGACATCCGTTCTAGCTATACACCGCTTCGTCACGTGGCTACTGGCACAGGCACTGACAATATCATTGTAGTGGAGGGTGATGGAGAGGTCCTTGACAGTTCCGGGGGACACACAAGGTTAGGAGAACTCATGGCAAAGGCAGTTTATAAAGGGGTGATACAGGCCATAGCCAGACAAAACGGCATTGATGAAAGGCGCTCTATATTTCAGAGATTGAGAGAAAGACACATCGAAATCCTTCCCCTTGCAATGAAATGCGCCCCAAGGGACCAAGAAGAAGGGTTCTGGGAAAGGGTCCAAGTCCTACTACTCGATCCCTATCATGAATCATTTGTGGATGCCATGCTGGCTATAAGCGACAGGACTTTTGCCTTAAAAAACAAGTCAATAATCAAGAAAGTGACTGAGGATATAGCAGAGGCCGAGGCAACCAGGACAATCGGAAGGCATACGCGCTTATCTAAATGTGATGCCCTAAACCAATTGCCCTCTCCAATCAGGGAGGCACTGTCCGCCATCTTCACTGCGGCTTACGCCTCTCTAGAGGCAAAAAAACAGTAA
- a CDS encoding cobaltochelatase subunit CobN: MKSAFSSILAIWLFFLNAPLAAQDTVGPQKRITIMVIDSDAYILLKALSRFSPSPRVIIDFFSISDLKDKHEEVRRTLLDSKVIIVDVMARELEKFILKNIPTKRRIIYALRGSSDDDRLKKAGFLFDQKVRNYFDNLSLENIQNLVKLIIHRHFDPSVSYEKVRKSPKIGIYHPDAPDLFTEIDSYLNWLREKKGFNSKRPWLGITFFSSSLLPGQRGALDYLIRTFEREGFNVIPCFGKDIEVLKRFFMKKDGKARIDLLIAFTLKFYSSINERLKKALIDLDIPVINAVTLYKPTLSEWRKSPIGVSPMEVSWSMATPEISGLIEPTVLTGRRCVVDRATGRQYFVYEVIEENLQLLLARLKALYRLKQTPNRQKRVAIMFYNHHPGKQNVGASYLNVFESLKNILSTLGAEGYVIGPIPDEDRIRAMILSQARNIGSWAPGELNKMISKGNIITVPIAQYKKWFSRLPKSFQRKVLEQWGKPEDSLIMKYKDSFIIPAVRCGNILLLPEPSRGWGDDPIKLYHSPTLYPHHQYLAVYLWLVQVFDAHAIVHLGTHATYEWTPGKQAGLSPSCSPEVLINHLPNIYPYIVDDIGEAIQAKRRGRGVMVSHLTPMLRRSGLYREYLALADLINNVRLLRAKGGVTAEKKITTIQEIARKTGILKDIGIDGEERLSFEQMERLLSYLEEIRADIMPAGLHAFGRTPPMDAALATATLIAKENGLDQKEIESIVQMIRASGKKELLSLVRGLSGKYVEPGEGNDPVRNISSLPTGRNLYGFNPDRIPSKEAWLVGKKAAQQLIKNYMEKHGRYPEKVAIVLWATETQRNEGVNECTILWLIGVRPVWTPSGRVRDLEVIPGRELERPRIDVIINPSGLYRDLFPDRLKFLDKAIQLAALQRDIDNLIAKHSQKLKSELIAKGLEKREAEKLSMVRIFSEKPGSYGTGVSEMTSVSGLWETDQEVADVFENRVGFAYGQGMWGKSAKSLLKAHLKGVDAVVHSRSSNLYATMDNDDVFQYLGGLALAVSKEAGRSPETLITVQTKKNKAEVEDVAKTIGRELRARYLNPRWIKAMQKEGYAGAREMSNFVDYMWGWQVTTPEKIDASKWHETFEVYVEDKYGLDIKDFFLKNNPWAFQSITGRMLEAIRKGYWTPKKEVVQKIAAEYVWSVVTKGVACCDHTCNNPFLNQMVVSIISVPGVLSPEIAEKFKMILEKTTLKGINEQADQFRKLQAKLKKNTSATENIPSKSDSSRQNDKNSDSYAVVKQEKIREVEGYKMEKIEEDKDKKFSSSGVEWLSFVAIFLVLILFLTGIFSKKQGRRQNKI; the protein is encoded by the coding sequence ATGAAAAGCGCATTTTCAAGTATCCTGGCTATCTGGCTCTTTTTTTTGAATGCCCCTTTGGCGGCACAAGATACGGTAGGGCCTCAAAAGAGGATCACCATCATGGTTATAGACTCAGATGCATATATTTTGTTAAAGGCCCTTAGTAGATTTTCTCCGTCCCCCAGGGTGATCATAGATTTTTTCTCAATTAGCGATTTAAAAGATAAACATGAGGAGGTAAGGCGCACTCTCCTAGACTCAAAAGTGATAATCGTAGATGTCATGGCTAGGGAGCTAGAGAAGTTCATCCTCAAAAACATACCAACCAAGAGGCGTATTATTTATGCACTAAGGGGGTCAAGTGACGATGATAGATTGAAAAAGGCAGGTTTTTTATTCGACCAAAAGGTTAGGAACTATTTTGACAACCTCTCCTTAGAAAATATACAAAACCTCGTAAAACTTATAATACACCGCCACTTTGATCCATCTGTATCTTATGAAAAAGTCCGTAAGAGCCCTAAAATTGGCATATACCATCCAGATGCCCCAGATCTTTTTACTGAAATCGATTCATATCTCAACTGGCTGAGGGAAAAAAAAGGCTTTAATTCCAAAAGGCCCTGGCTGGGCATCACTTTTTTTTCTTCGAGTCTCCTTCCAGGCCAAAGAGGGGCACTGGATTATTTAATACGAACCTTTGAAAGGGAAGGATTTAATGTCATCCCATGTTTTGGAAAGGACATTGAAGTCCTAAAAAGGTTCTTCATGAAAAAGGACGGTAAGGCCAGGATAGACTTATTGATTGCCTTCACTCTAAAATTTTACTCATCTATTAATGAAAGGCTTAAAAAGGCTCTCATTGACTTAGACATACCAGTAATAAATGCCGTCACCCTATATAAACCCACTCTTTCTGAATGGCGAAAGAGCCCAATTGGGGTGTCCCCAATGGAGGTCTCATGGTCAATGGCAACCCCTGAGATCTCAGGGCTCATTGAGCCAACAGTACTTACTGGCAGAAGATGTGTTGTAGATAGAGCCACTGGCAGACAATACTTTGTCTATGAGGTGATAGAAGAAAATCTTCAACTCCTTTTAGCTCGACTCAAGGCCCTATACAGGCTCAAACAGACTCCAAACAGACAAAAGAGGGTGGCCATCATGTTTTACAATCACCACCCTGGGAAACAGAACGTGGGAGCAAGCTACCTAAATGTCTTTGAGAGTCTGAAGAACATCCTCTCTACCCTTGGGGCAGAAGGCTATGTAATAGGGCCTATTCCAGATGAGGACAGGATCAGGGCAATGATCCTCTCTCAGGCTCGAAACATAGGGTCCTGGGCACCTGGGGAACTTAACAAGATGATATCTAAAGGAAATATCATAACAGTACCCATAGCCCAGTACAAGAAATGGTTCAGTAGACTACCAAAGAGTTTTCAAAGGAAGGTGTTAGAGCAGTGGGGAAAACCTGAAGACTCACTTATCATGAAGTACAAAGACTCATTTATTATCCCAGCAGTCCGATGTGGGAATATCCTGCTATTGCCTGAACCATCAAGGGGCTGGGGTGATGATCCGATAAAACTGTACCATAGCCCCACCCTATATCCTCATCATCAATATCTTGCAGTGTATTTGTGGCTTGTGCAAGTATTTGACGCCCATGCCATAGTGCACCTGGGTACACATGCAACCTATGAATGGACTCCAGGGAAACAGGCTGGACTGAGCCCGTCTTGCTCTCCAGAGGTCCTCATAAACCATCTACCCAATATATATCCCTATATTGTGGATGATATTGGTGAGGCAATACAGGCCAAACGTAGGGGCAGAGGGGTGATGGTATCTCACCTAACCCCAATGCTAAGACGTTCTGGTCTATACAGGGAGTATTTGGCCCTTGCTGATCTCATAAACAACGTAAGGCTCTTGAGGGCAAAGGGAGGGGTAACTGCCGAAAAAAAAATCACAACGATTCAAGAGATTGCAAGGAAGACAGGGATCTTAAAAGATATTGGCATTGATGGAGAGGAGAGACTGTCTTTTGAGCAAATGGAACGCCTCTTATCCTATCTCGAGGAGATAAGGGCGGACATAATGCCTGCTGGACTCCACGCATTCGGAAGGACACCTCCTATGGATGCAGCACTGGCAACGGCCACGCTTATTGCCAAAGAAAATGGCCTGGACCAAAAAGAGATTGAGTCCATAGTCCAAATGATCAGGGCCTCTGGGAAAAAAGAGCTTTTGTCCCTTGTCCGTGGCCTTTCCGGAAAATATGTAGAGCCAGGAGAGGGTAATGACCCAGTACGGAATATCTCATCCCTCCCCACAGGAAGGAACCTTTATGGTTTTAATCCTGACAGAATCCCTTCAAAAGAAGCCTGGTTAGTTGGCAAAAAGGCGGCTCAACAACTGATAAAAAATTATATGGAAAAACATGGCCGTTATCCAGAGAAGGTGGCCATAGTACTCTGGGCCACAGAGACCCAGAGAAATGAGGGAGTGAACGAATGTACCATCCTGTGGCTTATTGGAGTGAGACCGGTATGGACACCTTCTGGTAGGGTACGGGACCTTGAAGTGATTCCTGGCAGAGAACTTGAACGGCCAAGGATTGACGTCATTATCAATCCTTCTGGCCTGTACAGGGATCTTTTCCCTGATCGTCTCAAATTCCTTGACAAGGCCATTCAACTAGCTGCTCTTCAAAGAGACATTGACAATCTCATTGCCAAACACAGCCAGAAATTAAAATCAGAACTTATTGCTAAAGGGCTTGAGAAAAGAGAGGCAGAAAAGCTCTCAATGGTCCGCATCTTTTCTGAAAAACCGGGTTCCTATGGGACTGGAGTGTCTGAAATGACCTCTGTATCAGGACTATGGGAGACAGATCAAGAAGTCGCAGACGTTTTCGAGAATCGAGTTGGATTTGCCTATGGCCAGGGAATGTGGGGCAAGAGTGCAAAATCACTCCTAAAGGCACATTTAAAGGGCGTAGATGCAGTTGTCCACTCACGTTCCTCGAATCTATACGCAACCATGGACAATGATGACGTATTCCAATACCTTGGTGGTTTGGCCCTTGCGGTTTCCAAGGAAGCAGGACGATCTCCTGAGACCCTTATCACCGTTCAGACCAAGAAAAACAAGGCCGAAGTTGAAGATGTGGCCAAGACCATAGGTCGCGAATTGAGGGCTCGATATCTCAACCCCAGATGGATAAAGGCCATGCAAAAGGAAGGCTATGCCGGGGCACGAGAAATGTCGAATTTTGTGGATTACATGTGGGGCTGGCAGGTCACTACTCCAGAAAAGATCGATGCTTCAAAGTGGCATGAGACCTTCGAGGTATATGTGGAGGACAAATACGGACTGGACATTAAGGACTTCTTCTTAAAAAACAACCCATGGGCATTTCAGTCTATTACAGGGAGAATGTTGGAGGCCATAAGAAAGGGCTACTGGACCCCTAAAAAAGAAGTAGTGCAAAAAATTGCTGCAGAATACGTATGGAGCGTTGTGACCAAGGGCGTGGCATGTTGTGACCATACCTGCAATAATCCCTTTTTAAACCAGATGGTGGTCTCCATTATCTCTGTTCCAGGTGTCCTTTCACCTGAGATAGCAGAAAAATTCAAAATGATTTTGGAAAAGACTACCTTGAAGGGTATTAATGAACAGGCAGATCAGTTTAGAAAACTTCAGGCAAAACTCAAGAAAAATACTTCAGCAACCGAAAACATCCCTTCAAAATCTGATTCTTCCAGACAAAATGACAAAAACTCAGATAGTTACGCCGTAGTGAAACAAGAGAAAATTAGAGAGGTAGAGGGCTACAAAATGGAAAAGATAGAGGAGGACAAGGATAAAAAATTTTCTTCCTCTGGTGTGGAATGGTTGTCTTTTGTCGCTATCTTTCTTGTCCTTATTCTCTTTCTCACAGGGATTTTCAGTAAAAAACAAGGCAGACGGCAAAACAAGATTTGA
- a CDS encoding MotA/TolQ/ExbB proton channel family protein, translated as MMVQSLYTFIIKGGPLVWPILGCSVLGVAIFFERLFYLWRIRRSESGILKTLESHFKAGDILEFFKDLPEATGPALNMIKEAAGICCDDSEALETVLDFHIDAEVEAASKYMDTLATLGAISPLLGLLGTVTGLIKAFMVIEASGGKVNASMLAGGIWEAMLTTAFGLAVALLLIVGHRFLLSRVKHLEDELEHIAILLLKGAYHNRKANGLGVSYEKTSLK; from the coding sequence ATGATGGTCCAATCTCTGTACACATTTATTATTAAAGGTGGCCCCCTAGTATGGCCAATTTTAGGATGCTCAGTATTGGGAGTTGCCATATTTTTTGAGAGGCTCTTTTATCTGTGGAGGATTAGAAGGTCAGAATCAGGCATTCTCAAAACCTTGGAATCCCACTTTAAAGCTGGCGACATCTTGGAATTTTTCAAGGATCTTCCTGAAGCCACAGGACCTGCCCTCAATATGATCAAGGAGGCCGCAGGTATTTGTTGTGATGACAGCGAAGCGCTTGAAACCGTCCTAGACTTTCATATTGATGCAGAGGTGGAGGCCGCCTCCAAATACATGGATACCTTGGCCACCCTAGGTGCCATAAGCCCTCTCCTTGGCCTATTGGGCACTGTAACAGGATTGATCAAGGCCTTCATGGTCATAGAGGCCTCAGGAGGTAAGGTCAATGCCTCTATGCTGGCAGGTGGCATCTGGGAGGCAATGTTGACTACAGCCTTTGGGTTGGCAGTGGCACTTTTACTGATCGTTGGCCACAGATTTCTCTTGTCCAGAGTAAAACATCTCGAAGATGAGCTTGAACATATTGCAATACTCCTTTTAAAGGGGGCCTATCACAATAGAAAGGCTAATGGATTGGGTGTGTCTTATGAAAAAACGTCGCTCAAATAG
- a CDS encoding ExbD/TolR family protein: MKKRRSNRGTSDLGIPLTPIIDIVFLLLIYFMLTSNFVEERYFKVDLPKSAHGTRVERQNIVISISGQGDFFLNKRPIEADRLEMELNQIKKGQKAPTVEIRSDRMAPVHLIVKAMDAAKGAGLKRVLLTTRTK; this comes from the coding sequence ATGAAAAAACGTCGCTCAAATAGAGGGACCTCTGACCTTGGTATCCCACTCACCCCCATAATAGACATAGTCTTCCTATTACTCATCTATTTTATGCTAACAAGTAATTTTGTAGAGGAGCGCTATTTCAAAGTCGATCTTCCCAAAAGCGCTCACGGCACAAGAGTAGAAAGACAAAATATTGTGATTTCAATATCGGGCCAAGGAGATTTTTTCTTAAATAAAAGGCCAATAGAGGCAGACCGGCTGGAAATGGAATTGAACCAGATAAAAAAAGGCCAAAAGGCCCCTACAGTTGAAATCCGATCGGACCGTATGGCCCCTGTCCACCTGATTGTAAAGGCAATGGACGCAGCAAAAGGAGCGGGATTGAAAAGAGTACTTTTAACCACTAGGACCAAATAA
- a CDS encoding energy transducer TonB, translating to MEKKVPKVPKRRPKLKRKSTLPPPPKPSPQKPLHKTKTEKIPLKRLKIEEHQIKKTENQKLISKPKPPNHSHLQTKKGASISQKGVKDYFSKIRMIIEKHKHYPRRARVLGREGMVQVSFTIEKNGTVRDLKIKKNSGFKDLDKAALKTIAASSPFPPPPDGLETPLNLSLAINFRLDR from the coding sequence ATGGAAAAAAAGGTCCCAAAAGTCCCTAAAAGGAGGCCTAAACTGAAAAGAAAGTCCACTCTACCACCGCCACCCAAGCCCTCTCCCCAAAAGCCACTGCACAAGACCAAGACTGAAAAAATTCCCCTAAAAAGGCTAAAAATTGAGGAGCATCAAATAAAGAAAACGGAAAATCAGAAACTTATATCTAAGCCTAAACCACCCAACCACTCCCATTTACAAACAAAAAAAGGGGCCTCAATCAGTCAAAAGGGTGTAAAAGACTATTTTAGCAAGATAAGGATGATCATTGAAAAACATAAACATTATCCAAGACGTGCAAGAGTCCTTGGACGAGAGGGGATGGTTCAGGTCTCTTTCACTATAGAAAAAAATGGTACTGTAAGGGACTTAAAAATTAAGAAGAACAGCGGCTTTAAGGACCTGGACAAGGCAGCCTTAAAGACAATTGCTGCCTCCTCGCCATTTCCTCCGCCACCCGATGGCTTGGAGACGCCTTTAAACCTGTCTCTCGCAATAAACTTCAGGCTTGACAGATAG
- a CDS encoding TonB-dependent receptor plug domain-containing protein, translated as MVHVLLSLSFLFCLFQAIESPVAFGQDKINELPELIVTATKTLHTLEDTPIETTVISREDIDNSNALTVSDLLRYTPGLFIRAEDVPGISGWRSKIRGLDFNNGYGLILVDGQRIKGGGMGEYGYGLNQIPLDLIDHIEIVKGPGSVLYGSDAVAGVINIITKPIPKKPLLSASALYGTHETKIFNLTGGASINRGKAGFLMSLDREESDRSKYGAGDDDYERNHFFTKLTYLPTPDLTLGLTFKWEDRERIYADEKKTRLSPSIQWHLRNGGRLALSGYVYDWDFHHFTPGYTERRGDMYYRQGEVLYSQPLWDSHLITIGGEYLEEELDYNLAQKTIDTRSVLVQDEIEIELADRILSLTLGGRYDDHSVFGSEFNPRLAAMLTVNPSTRIRLLIGRSFKSPTIRQLYYKEPFRHSSYWYKSNPNLSPENSWGYSFGIEKTFMKKHALSLTVFRNDIDDMVARVETDETIDGLPVISYENINKAYTQGIELGLQTVLPFGLDLSINYTFLDTEDKNTHKELTYSPNNTLALRLGYQNKDCGLRLSIGTQFVDDMYKDRDNTKKTDDYWLTEAKIIKDLNSHLSLSLEVDNLFDTNYGEPERDWLGRTIFVSIKTNL; from the coding sequence ATGGTTCATGTCTTACTGTCTTTAAGCTTTCTATTCTGCCTGTTTCAGGCTATTGAGTCACCTGTTGCCTTTGGACAAGATAAAATCAACGAATTGCCAGAACTCATTGTAACTGCTACAAAAACTCTTCACACTTTAGAAGACACCCCCATTGAAACCACTGTGATATCCCGGGAAGATATTGACAACTCCAATGCCCTCACTGTGAGCGATCTACTTCGCTACACTCCAGGACTTTTTATCAGGGCTGAAGATGTTCCAGGGATCTCAGGGTGGCGCTCAAAAATTAGGGGACTCGACTTCAATAATGGCTATGGCTTGATCCTGGTAGATGGCCAGAGGATAAAAGGCGGTGGAATGGGAGAATATGGCTATGGATTAAACCAAATTCCTTTGGACCTAATCGATCATATAGAGATAGTAAAGGGGCCTGGTTCTGTTCTCTATGGGAGCGATGCAGTGGCTGGGGTGATAAATATCATTACTAAACCCATTCCCAAGAAACCTCTATTGAGTGCATCGGCTCTTTACGGCACCCATGAGACCAAAATATTCAATCTTACTGGAGGCGCCTCTATTAACAGGGGGAAGGCTGGATTTCTTATGAGCCTCGATAGGGAAGAATCCGATCGATCAAAATATGGCGCTGGAGACGACGATTACGAAAGGAATCACTTCTTCACAAAATTAACGTATTTACCAACTCCGGACTTGACTCTTGGTCTGACATTCAAATGGGAGGATAGAGAGCGGATATATGCTGATGAAAAAAAGACCCGTCTTTCTCCATCCATCCAGTGGCATCTCCGAAACGGAGGTAGATTAGCCCTTAGCGGTTACGTATATGACTGGGATTTCCATCATTTCACTCCTGGTTATACCGAACGACGCGGAGATATGTACTACCGTCAAGGGGAAGTTCTATATTCCCAGCCACTATGGGACTCTCATCTAATCACTATAGGAGGAGAATATCTTGAAGAGGAGTTGGATTACAATCTGGCCCAAAAAACAATCGACACCAGAAGTGTATTGGTCCAGGACGAAATTGAAATAGAACTGGCAGACCGAATTCTGTCTCTCACCTTGGGAGGAAGATACGATGACCATTCCGTCTTTGGCAGTGAATTCAATCCACGTTTGGCTGCGATGCTGACAGTAAATCCCTCTACTAGAATAAGACTTTTGATTGGCAGATCGTTTAAAAGCCCCACCATCAGGCAACTCTATTATAAAGAACCCTTTAGACACAGTAGTTACTGGTACAAATCAAATCCGAATCTAAGCCCTGAAAACTCCTGGGGATACTCTTTTGGTATAGAAAAGACTTTTATGAAAAAACATGCCCTCTCTTTAACTGTTTTCAGAAATGATATCGATGACATGGTTGCACGAGTAGAGACAGATGAGACTATAGATGGCCTACCAGTCATCTCTTATGAAAATATCAATAAGGCCTACACCCAGGGTATTGAACTGGGCCTCCAAACCGTCCTCCCGTTTGGATTAGATCTTTCAATAAATTACACATTTCTCGATACTGAGGACAAAAATACTCACAAGGAACTCACCTACTCACCAAACAACACTTTGGCCTTAAGACTAGGATACCAAAACAAGGACTGTGGCCTAAGGCTCTCTATTGGAACTCAATTCGTAGATGACATGTATAAAGACAGAGACAACACCAAAAAGACTGATGACTATTGGCTAACCGAGGCCAAAATCATAAAGGATCTCAACTCTCACCTAAGCCTTTCCCTTGAGGTAGATAATCTGTTCGATACCAACTATGGCGAACCCGAAAGAGATTGGTTGGGACGTACGATATTCGTCAGCATAAAAACAAATCTTTAA
- a CDS encoding DUF4198 domain-containing protein, whose product MKRQKIFLGFILVCFLLSLTKTAKAHFMWINPKTYQLNSGQTLNLTLGWGHSFPGAGGDFLPNNQVEQLYFIDPLNNQGDIGPSQYPITFKTTDLLRTEGTYLLVAERKGGFFTKTVEGFKRQSKEGLTDVLYCKYSRMFAKSIVNVGKPGGKAYQRLIGSELEVIPLANPSLVKAGEYLPIKVLLRGKPFAKQFVYATYVGFSSSDHLAFSYVTKTDSKGNALIRLDKKGIWLIMARFEEPYKQKDKCDYSSLISTLTFEIP is encoded by the coding sequence ATGAAAAGACAGAAGATTTTTTTAGGGTTTATCCTGGTTTGTTTTTTACTCTCCTTAACGAAAACGGCCAAGGCCCACTTCATGTGGATCAATCCCAAGACTTACCAATTGAATAGCGGTCAGACCCTCAACCTAACCTTGGGCTGGGGACACTCTTTCCCAGGGGCAGGTGGTGACTTTTTACCTAATAATCAGGTAGAACAGCTCTATTTCATTGATCCCTTGAATAATCAAGGGGACATAGGCCCCAGCCAATATCCAATAACCTTCAAGACCACAGACCTATTAAGGACCGAAGGAACCTATTTATTGGTAGCAGAGAGGAAAGGTGGTTTCTTTACCAAGACCGTAGAAGGCTTTAAGCGACAATCTAAAGAGGGCTTAACAGACGTCCTTTACTGTAAATATTCCAGGATGTTTGCCAAGTCCATAGTAAATGTGGGCAAACCGGGCGGCAAGGCATATCAAAGGCTGATCGGTAGTGAGCTTGAGGTGATACCATTGGCAAATCCAAGCCTTGTAAAGGCCGGCGAATATCTACCCATCAAGGTATTGTTGCGCGGAAAACCCTTTGCAAAACAATTTGTCTATGCTACCTACGTTGGTTTTTCCTCCAGTGATCATCTGGCCTTTTCCTATGTTACCAAAACAGATTCCAAGGGTAATGCCTTGATAAGATTAGACAAAAAAGGGATATGGCTAATCATGGCACGTTTTGAAGAACCTTACAAACAAAAGGATAAGTGCGACTATTCTTCCCTGATAAGCACTCTGACTTTTGAAATCCCATGA